The Bernardetia sp. ABR2-2B DNA window ATTATACGGACGAATACCTTTTCCACGTAATCTCAATATTTTTCCTCCTTGCGTACCTGCTTCTATTGGAACTTTTACGCTACCATCAATTGTGGGAACTTCAACAGTCGTCCCTAGAACAGCATCAGGGAAACTAATACACAAATCATAGTGTACATTTTTGCCTTCTCTTTTTAGATGTTCGTGTTCTTCTTCCTCAATAAGAATTAATAAATCACCTGCAACGCCTCCTCGTGGTGGATAGTTTCCTTTTCCTGCCATCGAGAGCTGCATTCCGTCATCAATTCCTGCTGGTAATTTGATTTCAGTTACTTCTTCTTTCATCTGAACACCTTCTCCACTACACGACTTACAAGGCGCAGTAATAATACTTCCTTGCCCATTACAAGAAGGACAAGCTGCCGTTGTTACCATTTGTCCAAGCATTGTATTGGTAACACGTCTTACCTGACCATTTCCATTACATTGCTTACAAGTTTCTTTCGAAGAAGCATCTTTTGCTCCCGAGCCATCACAGGTATCACACAGAACTTGGCGTTTTATTTTGATTTTTTTCTCTACGCCATGAGCAATTTCTTGAAGAGTAAGTTTGAGTTTTATACGAACAGAAGAACCTTTTTTCTGACGTTGTCCTCCTCTTCCTCCACCAAAAATATCATCAAAAGGAGAACCTCCTCCACCTCCAAAACCATTGCCGAATATATCTCCAAAATTAGAGAAAATATCATCAGCACTTTGGAAGCCACCACCTCCACCATTCATTCCTTGGTGTCCGAAACGGTCATATTTTGCCTTTTTTTCTGGGTTTCCTAGTGCATCATAGGCTTCGGCAGCTTCTTTAAATTTGTCTTCTGCTGCTGCATCTCCGGGGTTTTTGTCTGGATGAAATTTGATAGCTATCTTTCGATAGGCTTTTTTGATTTCTTCTGCTGATGAATTGCGTGAAACACCCAACACTTCATAATAATCTCTCTTGCTCATAACTGGTAATTAGTTTTCTATATAATTCTGTAAAGTAGTCTATTAGTAATTTCTATTGATTATTTTCCTGTTTTTTACATCAAAATTAGCTCAAGCATTAATGCTTGAGCTAATTTTGATAAGTAATGATACTACGCTCCTACAACTACTTTAGCAAAGCGAACTACTTTATCATTAAGAAAATATCCTTTTTCTACTTGATCAACTATTTTTCCTTTTAAATCATCTGAAGGAGCTGGTGTAGTTGTGATTGCCTCGTGTACATCTGTATCTAGTGGCTGACCAATAGGCGACTCCATTTCTTTAAGTCCTTGTTGTTCTAAGACAGAACGAAAACGCTTCTGTAAAATTCCGATGGCATCAAAGGCAATATCTGCTTTCGAATCTTGGTCTTCTGCTTGATTAATTGAACCTTCTGCACGTTGGAAGTCATCTAAAACAGGAATAAGTGCAGCCATCATGTTTTTATTGGCAAGTTGTTTATGCTCAATTTTTTCTTTTGCAGTACGACGACGAAAGTTTTCGAATTCAGAGTACAAACGCAAATGCTTGTCTTTCAATTCTAAAAGCTCGGCATGATAATCTGGTTCTGCTTTTACTTCTTCTGTTGAATTGTCAGTTTCTGCTGTTGTCTCTTCGTTTTTTTCTGCCGAAGTGTCCGAAGTAGTTTCTGAATTTGATTCTGTATTTAGATTTTCTTCTGTGTGATTAGTCGTAGAATCATTTTCAGAATTATTAGTAGTGTTCATAACGTTTATATTTTTGAGATAAAATGTCTTTTTTTTTATAAGTAAAATCAGAAATTATGGCTCTTATTTAGGTTTAAACAAGAATTAAAACAAGTGATTACGTATTTGATGATAGCGTAAAAAGTAAAAAAGAAGTTGTCAATTATTTATCTAAATGAAACTGATTTTTCTTTAAATATGCTATCAAAAACGCAATATATTTGCCAAAACAACAACTTTGTTTTTTGCGTGTCAGTTTGGCAGATTCTGATGTTTTTACCGAATCAAAAATAAAGTGATAAATTAAATTAATTATCTGTTAAAAGTTTGGTAATACTCTAAAAAAACCAAATAAAAGTTGGCTATTGGTTTGGTTTTTGAACATTTATGTTTAAATTACGTTGGAATTTTTTCTGTGTTGGAAAATTTCTGTTTTTAGTCTTATTTTTTCACTCCAAATCGCTCTCTTTAATAGATGAAAAAAGCCTACCTGCCATACACTTGCCTACTCATTGTTTTATTTTTTATATCTTCTGCTTTTGTTTCTTCCAATTCAAATCCTGATTTAGAAAGTGGCGAAGAAAAATTTATTCCCAAAACAGAAGTTGCTCCAAAACTTTTATCTGATAGATGCTCTCGCAATCGCTCTTCTTCTGCTTCTATCACACACGTAATGCTTCATTTTTGTAGTAATGCAGCTGTCAAACCAGAGAATCCATATAACTTAAAAGATATTTTAAATATTTTTGAAACCTATAAAGTTTCAGCACACTATATTATTGATAGAGAGGGAGTTATTCATCACTTAGTGAATGAAGATCGTGCAGCACATCACGCAGGAAAAGGACATTTATCACATGAAGGAAACAATCATCATAATGATTTGAACGGACGTTCGATAGGAATTGAGATGATGGCAATCGGAACGCAAAAAGAAATGTCAAAGTTTATTTCTACAGCTTCTTATTCAAAAATAAATAAAAATGATGTTGGTTTTACAGAAGCACAATACAAATCTTTAGCTCGTCTTTTAGAAGATATTGAAAGTCGTCATACAGATATTAGCCACGACCGTAAGCATATAGTAGGACACGACGAATATGCTCCTTCACGCAGAAGCGACCCAGGAAGCTTGTTTGATTGGAATAAGATTGGTTTGGCAGAAAAATAGAAGAATTGAAATTAGAAAAATAACTTTAAAAAGTCTGAATTTTTACGAAAGTTCAGACTTTTTTTGTAAAATAAATCAAAAACTTTTAACTTGTTTTAGTGTTATTTTAGTAAGTTTTATTTGAAATTAATACAACAAAAGTCATGATTATTAAAAGTTTATTAGAAATTGCATTTTATAGTTCTTTGTTAGTAGCCAAAAAAGTAGGTTCTACAATAGAAGAAAACTTACCTTTTTCGGAAAAGAAAGTCAAACCTGTTGCTCTAAGAACTGTAATAGCAACGCCAAAAGAAGAGGAAAAAGAGGTTATTAAAAAAGAGAAAGGAGCAAAAAAAGTAACTCCAAAAGAAGAGGCAAAAATCATGAACTATTCATTAAAAACTAAGAAAGAACTCTATGAAATAGCACAAGAAATAGACCTTGAAGGACGCTCAACAATGAATAAAGCAGAATTATTGAAAGCATTACAAGCACATTCTAAAAAATAAGATTGGTGCTATTTTGTATTTATTATTTGTACCATTACATAAAAAGAAAACCCACGAATTTATTCGTGGGGAAAGAACGTTCAAAATTTACAAATAGATTTCAATAAAAGCCTAATAGTTTTGTATCATTACTCTATCGTCGGGAATTTGCACATCAATAGAAAAAGAAACAGGAACGTCTTTTTTGGGCATATATCTCTCAAAATACCCACTTGCTTCTAATTCTTCTAGTGTTTTGCCTTCTGCTGCTGGGTCTTTTTTATCTGGGTTTGGTGTTACTCCAAAGAATCCTTTTCCAGAACCTGTAAGTTTGATAATTCCTTTTTCATTTACTTGAGAAACTTCTAATGTTCCTTCTTCTAAGCCCATCATTATCATTTCTCCATTTTCTGCAAACACTTTTGCGCTAATATTTGCTTGTCCTTTTTCTTTATCAGATTTCGAAACTACATAGCTTCCTGATAATTGGGTATTGCCTTTTGCTAATTTATAAATATCGATACCGACCTGTACTCTGTGTGGACTTGTAGGAAATACTGTTATGTTTACTTTTGCTTCGTCTTCTATACTTATCCAGTTCATTGTACTGTTTAAGCCATTTTCTGTGTCAAAACTATTTCCAGAATAGGTTTCTCCATTTCCAGTTACGGTTACACTTCCAGTTGCAGTAGAAGTTTCTTTCTTATTTTCTGTTTTGGTAGTTTGAGTTTCTTCTGCTGTTTCAGATGTTTTGTTTCCACAGTTACTAAACAAGAAAATGATGAGAACTGCAAACAATAAATTAATATTTCTATTGTATTTCATAGTTAGATTAGAATAAGTTTAAATGTCAATTAACTACTTATAAAAACAAAAAGTAAGAATAAATCGGCTCATTACAAAAAAAACAACTTCTTAAATGACAAATAATAAACTCTTCAATCCTACTCAAAAACCTATTGGAATTACTCTTTCTGGTGGTGGTGGACGTGCTTTAGTTCATTTAGGAATCTTGAAAGCATTAGAGGAAAAAAAAATACAGCCTCAGAAAATAAGTGGTGTAAGTATGGGAGGAATTATTGGGGCGATGTGGGCAGCAGGATATTCAGCTGATGAAACAACAAAAATATTCCATTCTGAAAGCTGGAAAAAATGGTTTAGACCTACATGGAGCGAAAATGGACTTATATCTATTCAAAAACTAGGTAAATTATTTAGTAAATACCTTCCAAAGACTTTTGAAGAACTAAAAGTTCCTCTAATTATTTCAGCTTTTTGTTTGCAGACTGCAAAAATAGAACGTTTCGAAAGTGGAGACTTAATCTCTGCTTTACTTGCTTCAATGGCTGTTCCTGCTGTTTTCTCACCTGTCAGAATTGGAAGATATGATTTTGTAGATAGTGGGTTGTTGGAAAATCTACCTGTAAAACCTTTTCAGAATGAACGGCAAGAATCAGATTATTTCATAATTGGTATTCACTCAAATGCTCTTACCGAAAATTTTATTCCTATCTCCACTCGTTCGGTTATAGAAAGGTATTTTCAAGCTGTGGGTGTGTTTTTTGTACAAGGAGATAGTAAGAACTGTGATGTGTATATCGAACCTCAAGAAATTGCTACCGTAAAATTTTCCAATATGGATATTGATAAAGCTTATCTAATTGGATATAACTACACAACAAAATTTTTAAATGAATTTGATATTCAAAGTGTTTGATTTATTTTTTAGTGATAAAAACATCAGCTACTATATTTGAAAGAGAATTTTGAAACCTTAGAAGTTGAAATTTATTGATTGGATTAAATAAAATAACTATTTTGAAGTTTATGAGTAAATGATTTTCCTATATAACAATCAAACCCTTTTTTTTATGAAAATTAGAGAACTAACATTATTTACAAATAGGCTAACAGACCAGCTTTATTTTTATAAAAAAACGCTTGGATTCGAAATAAGCAAAACGAGTGTTCGAAATTTTACTCTACAAATAGGTTTTACTAAAATTACTTTCGAATCTAGTGAGCAAAAACATACGTATCACTATTGTTTTCTTATTCCATCTAATCAATTAGAAGCAGCTATAAAATGGTTGAGTAGTAGATTGGACATTATAAAAATTGAAGACGAAAGAATTATTCAGAACTTTGAAAGTTGGAATGCTGATTCTATTTATTTTTATGATGGAGCTAAAAACGTTGTTGAGTTTATTGTGCGTTATGACCTAAAAAATGAGCATAAGAATGAAACAGGTAAGAAAGAGTTTGATTTATCTCAAATCCTTTGTGTAAATGAAATTGGAATGCCTACCAAAAACATAGAAGAACTGAATCAAGCATTAGAAAAAGAATTAAATACAAAGTTTTGGAAAGGCGACTATGACCGTTTTGGTACAAATGGAACACAAGACGGACTATTTTTATTACCTAATTATGAAGTTAAAAAAGAGTGGTTTCCAACAGACACGCCACTAGAATCTTCTCCTTTTTATGGAATTTTTGAAGTAGGAGATTACTTATATGCAATGCAGTATAGGAAAGAAAAAATGAATGTTTTTGATAAGATGAAACTATAAATAAAATTTTACATACTAGCTCCTACAAACATAAAAAACACAAGTACAAAACCAAATAAAGCTAAGGTAATCAGCGTAATTATTCCTGCAAACTTAAAAAGTGATTTTAAATTTTTTAATCCTTCCTCTAACGTTCTATTATCTGAATGGCGTATAGATTCTTGGGTTTTTTGAGCAAATAAAAATAAATACAAAGAAGGAACAAAGTAAGATAAAGCGATTAAGAAATAGAGCATAGAAACGCCTATTTTTGTACTTAACATACCAAAACCCCCTAGTTCTCTATTAAACTCAGACAAATCTGTGAACAGAATAGCCAAAATAAACAAAACCATAAGGGCTGTAAATAGAAAACCCAAAATAGCTACTATTTTTCCCCAAAAAGCTGCCGTAGCAAGAAAGTTTTTCGAACGGTTAGTAATTTGAAATCCTGTTTCTGAATAAAAAGAATCTTTATCTAAAAAATTATCGTTTTGCATGTGTTATTTTTAATAAGTAGGGGAAGCGTGTCTAATTCGTCTAGGAGCAGTATTTAGAAATGAAATCACTTCATCCAAATTATCAAAATGTTTTGCTCCATTAGCAATTACCATTTTAGTAACGGCGTTCATAGATTTTATTTGTACGGCATCAAACTCTTTATCTCCGTCTTTTGTCAGAAAGCAAAAAAGCGTTTTTTTAGGTCTTTTATTCGAATCATCTACAACCTCAGCCACTGAATAAACTCCCTTCATCATTGGAGTAAGTACATACAGACAATACTCACAATGTTCTCTTTCATACAATTCTTTTTTGTAAGCTTCATCGTTCCATTCTTCTACAACAGGGTCAAAATAATCTATATGTAGGCGAGGCATTACATAATTTCTCCACCTTGAACCGTTCACTGTTCCTCCTAAAAATACTTTTGGCATTTTTTTGTTTTTTTATAAAGTAAATTGGTGATTTTAATTAATTGAAGTTTTTTTATCATTGTTATTTGATAGTTCATCTTCTTCTTGTGGGATAGGATTTTTTGCTTGTTTGTCAGTCTTTTTATCGATTTGTTTCCAACGTTGTGTTTCAGAGTTAAGAATAGCTTCAATTTTTTCTACTAAAAGAGGAAAAGCATCAGCTTCATCATAGGGTTCACTACGTGTCATATACATATAACGTTCATGACGCATCATTTCGCACGTTACACGATATTCTTTCCATAATTTATGATGTTCGTCAAGTTCTAAAAAGCTATTCATAATTACTAATGCCACACCAGCTAATGCAGCAATGACTTGAAGGTAAACACCCAAATCATTTTCTTGAACAATTTTAAAAGCTCCAAAAGTAATTACGACAGGAATAAGGGCAGCAATAACTGATTCAGTTCTTTTAATACGCTTGTATTTTGATTTATTTTCACTACTTTTTCTGTCATACCACTCCATTTGAGATACCAAACGCTCATTTATATATTCTTCATCACTCATTAGAGCCACAGTTCTTTCTTGTGGGTTGTGGTTGTATGATTGTCCTGAATATTTCTTTTTAGAAGAAAGGTTTTCAGTAGAGGAATTATTATTTTCCATAAAAAAATAAGTAGTTAATTGGAGTTAAGTTATTATGTAGTTGATTTTGATAATCAAAATATATCAAAAAATAGAATCAAAAACCAATTTAGATTTTAATTTCCTTAATTTTTTTTAAATTTCATTCAATATATCTTAAAACATAATTGTTTGTATGCGTTCATCATTCATAAAGTTCAAAAATTCTTTTCCCTTTTTCTGATGAGAAAGGTAAAGCATATTTCGCTGGTCGTCAAATAAATCCATCAAAATCATATTCTTTATAGAAATGGATTCTTTTTCATCTGAACTTTCTTTTTCCACAACTCCGTACACCCAAACTACATCTCCTTCAAACTCTAGCCCAATATAATTTATTTCTTTTTTTTGAGAATTAATTTTTAAATCTACTACCTTTTTTAGATAATCATAAATATATCTATCAATATGCTTATGTTGTGTTTTAGTAGAAAGATTAGGTTTTTGTTTCTGAAAAGCAATTTCATAATTCTTTCGAAGAGCTTTTTCCAAATCATCTATAAAAATTTTATGAGAGATTTGAATTTCTGTTTTGTCTTCTTTTACTCTGAAATCCATTTCCGTAATGCTCAAATGCATAGCATGTTTTGGAATGAATGAAAAAAGACAAAAAGTTAGTAATAAAATAGTGTATAAATGTCGTTGGTGAGGACACCAAAAACGGTTATTTATTGTTGAATATTTATTTTTTGACATGTTTTTATTTAAGTTATTTTGCTGACTTCCTCATGCTAAAGCATAAGGTACGTTTTTCTCAAGCTAAAGCGTAAGCTACATTATATTCCTAATTCCCAATATCTTCCTCTTCATCATCAAGCATTTCGATATCATGAATCAAGACACGTTTCGAAATTTGCTGACCAGTAGAAGTTGTTGCAAGTCCTCCCAAAGCTGTTTCTTTGTATCTACTTTCCATACTTTGCCCTATTTCTCCCATTGCTGCAACGCATTCATCAACAGGAATAACAGCATTTACATTAGCAAGCGAAATTTGAGCCGAAGAAAAAGCAATTGCTGCTGCACTTGCATTCCTAACTACACAAGGCACTTCTACCA harbors:
- the dnaJ gene encoding molecular chaperone DnaJ, which translates into the protein MSKRDYYEVLGVSRNSSAEEIKKAYRKIAIKFHPDKNPGDAAAEDKFKEAAEAYDALGNPEKKAKYDRFGHQGMNGGGGGFQSADDIFSNFGDIFGNGFGGGGGSPFDDIFGGGRGGQRQKKGSSVRIKLKLTLQEIAHGVEKKIKIKRQVLCDTCDGSGAKDASSKETCKQCNGNGQVRRVTNTMLGQMVTTAACPSCNGQGSIITAPCKSCSGEGVQMKEEVTEIKLPAGIDDGMQLSMAGKGNYPPRGGVAGDLLILIEEEEHEHLKREGKNVHYDLCISFPDAVLGTTVEVPTIDGSVKVPIEAGTQGGKILRLRGKGIRPYNTYETGDQLIHVNVWIPQKLSKDERKEMERLKGSDNFAPDLDKQDRSFFDKVKEFFH
- a CDS encoding nucleotide exchange factor GrpE, whose protein sequence is MNTTNNSENDSTTNHTEENLNTESNSETTSDTSAEKNEETTAETDNSTEEVKAEPDYHAELLELKDKHLRLYSEFENFRRRTAKEKIEHKQLANKNMMAALIPVLDDFQRAEGSINQAEDQDSKADIAFDAIGILQKRFRSVLEQQGLKEMESPIGQPLDTDVHEAITTTPAPSDDLKGKIVDQVEKGYFLNDKVVRFAKVVVGA
- a CDS encoding N-acetylmuramoyl-L-alanine amidase; translation: MKKAYLPYTCLLIVLFFISSAFVSSNSNPDLESGEEKFIPKTEVAPKLLSDRCSRNRSSSASITHVMLHFCSNAAVKPENPYNLKDILNIFETYKVSAHYIIDREGVIHHLVNEDRAAHHAGKGHLSHEGNNHHNDLNGRSIGIEMMAIGTQKEMSKFISTASYSKINKNDVGFTEAQYKSLARLLEDIESRHTDISHDRKHIVGHDEYAPSRRSDPGSLFDWNKIGLAEK
- a CDS encoding Rho termination factor N-terminal domain-containing protein, which codes for MIIKSLLEIAFYSSLLVAKKVGSTIEENLPFSEKKVKPVALRTVIATPKEEEKEVIKKEKGAKKVTPKEEAKIMNYSLKTKKELYEIAQEIDLEGRSTMNKAELLKALQAHSKK
- a CDS encoding patatin-like phospholipase family protein, with protein sequence MTNNKLFNPTQKPIGITLSGGGGRALVHLGILKALEEKKIQPQKISGVSMGGIIGAMWAAGYSADETTKIFHSESWKKWFRPTWSENGLISIQKLGKLFSKYLPKTFEELKVPLIISAFCLQTAKIERFESGDLISALLASMAVPAVFSPVRIGRYDFVDSGLLENLPVKPFQNERQESDYFIIGIHSNALTENFIPISTRSVIERYFQAVGVFFVQGDSKNCDVYIEPQEIATVKFSNMDIDKAYLIGYNYTTKFLNEFDIQSV
- a CDS encoding DUF5362 family protein, which translates into the protein MQNDNFLDKDSFYSETGFQITNRSKNFLATAAFWGKIVAILGFLFTALMVLFILAILFTDLSEFNRELGGFGMLSTKIGVSMLYFLIALSYFVPSLYLFLFAQKTQESIRHSDNRTLEEGLKNLKSLFKFAGIITLITLALFGFVLVFFMFVGASM
- a CDS encoding DUF4231 domain-containing protein, with product MENNNSSTENLSSKKKYSGQSYNHNPQERTVALMSDEEYINERLVSQMEWYDRKSSENKSKYKRIKRTESVIAALIPVVITFGAFKIVQENDLGVYLQVIAALAGVALVIMNSFLELDEHHKLWKEYRVTCEMMRHERYMYMTRSEPYDEADAFPLLVEKIEAILNSETQRWKQIDKKTDKQAKNPIPQEEDELSNNNDKKTSIN
- a CDS encoding DUF6702 family protein: MSKNKYSTINNRFWCPHQRHLYTILLLTFCLFSFIPKHAMHLSITEMDFRVKEDKTEIQISHKIFIDDLEKALRKNYEIAFQKQKPNLSTKTQHKHIDRYIYDYLKKVVDLKINSQKKEINYIGLEFEGDVVWVYGVVEKESSDEKESISIKNMILMDLFDDQRNMLYLSHQKKGKEFLNFMNDERIQTIMF